The Cyprinus carpio isolate SPL01 chromosome A9, ASM1834038v1, whole genome shotgun sequence genome window below encodes:
- the LOC122146046 gene encoding uncharacterized protein LOC122146046, translating to MFYRLPSDCCWSDIYFTNTNIIVRYFSPFLLFLKSNELCSSLVCVGCMFVAPLGISCLVRCPSGLPRRPHKPCPKWHTLDLWTSSESSSEEVIIRQTGRVPLDSFSPGVILCRGEFDCSRLLL from the exons ATGTTTTACCGTCTACCTTCTGATTGTTGCTGGTCAGACATATACTTCACTAATACCAACATCATAGTAAGATATttctcaccttttcttctctttctcaagTCTAATGAACTGTGCTCGAGTCTTGTGTGTGTTGGCTGCATGTTTGTAGCTCCTCTGGGCATCAGTTGTTTAGTACGGTGCCC aagcggtcttccgCGAAGACCGCAtaagccctgtcccaaatggcacactctggacttgtggacttcctcagagtccagCAGTGAAGAGGTCATTATCAGGCAGACAGGACGGGTTCCTCTGGACTCTTTCTCTCCAGGAGTCATTCTGTGTCGAGGAGAGTTTGACTGTTCCAGATTACTGCTGTGA